The Bombus huntii isolate Logan2020A chromosome 11, iyBomHunt1.1, whole genome shotgun sequence genome includes a window with the following:
- the LOC126871163 gene encoding uncharacterized protein LOC126871163: MIPLKIILLLTMVGLLNLSTVAPDSAGIVEMVNGLAYGGIPYGSVTGMLAKYPGFMRQQFNSIQARQLNGFGNVQPVVVNPNFRATRLVGVHPQPVQVYNARGVVAPGVVGTISHIGY, translated from the exons ATGATTCCTTTGAAG ATCATTCTACTGTTAACTATGGTTGGTTTGCTGAACTTATCGACAGTTGCGCCGGACAGCGCAGGAATCGTAGAGATGGTGAACGGATTGGCGTATG gAGGCATTCCCTATGGAAGCGTAACTGGAATGCTGGCAAAGTATCCAGGATTCATGAGACAACAATTTAATTCCATTCAGGCTCGGCAATTAAATGGATTCGGAAATGTACAACCGGTAGTTGTCAATCCAAATTTTAGGGCAACGAGACTGGTAGGCGTGCATCCGCAACCTGTACAAGTTTACAATGCTCGTGGTGTCGTTGCTCCTGGCGTTGTTGGCACGATCAGTCACATAGGATATTGA
- the LOC126871153 gene encoding uncharacterized protein LOC126871153 — MHYPLHITAVIVSLWILRDNVNAAKSGLSTEVLTSFARNIASVLSTTLLNDYQDPPSNQSSSNLLKRIQETQFSLDIGRTQPESSEISSNTSFNRYPRYTRESSSNEGKQTFQNSFLTNTPQYSKYYNSEAYKPYEFASNRDVRISYNQLNVETPGNVNSGTKDNSIDANIKAAPLHYSNQYQQPSGFRYKSEPIHQLSNANHYAQFDPQPNYHHLSSQTPVNSQESSTTEGLNPNDENENTQIARITRRPFNLNYHSPFTTPYYPFHQHPGFYSHHRPIEGENQPVNPSSGQDESNPPRLINDQNQGQTAIGGYDYSPRFHHKQPYYDGFYHGFPGFYPGPFNESFYRGNVEQGGGNGTYSPYDPYNPFSFHGSKFGPYVPYNQPYYPNFNGQRRPVEPQNPPENQGHPEQITSPENVQGDVNSTGYYPPYGGYPYGFPPYGPYYGGFNFHSYPLAPFHGLPYRFGFHNYLFPGIKPVPYLNFYPSSYPLIHSYPFGGYYPYYKRPAVTEKPEQTEKANENHKTGSAPNSEAEMLSESKSEEVRSLTSNGYKKRASFGLVTKERNKVASDRSLNQLS; from the exons ATGCATTACCCTCTACAC ATAACGGCGGTGATCGTTAGTCTATGGATTCTTCGGGACAACGTGAACGCGGCAAAAAGCGGACTCA GTACCGAGGTACTGACTTCTTTCGCCAGGAACATCGCGTCGGTCCTGTCAACGACCTTGCTAAACGATTACCAGGATCCACCATCGAACCAATCATCGAGTAACCTTCTGAAAAGAATCCAGGAAACACAATTCTCCTTAGACATTGGCCGTACTCAGCCAGAGAGTTCCGAAATCTCATCAAATACTTCTTTCAATCGTTATCCGCGATATACTCGTGAATCTTCTTCAAACGAAGGAAAACAAACGTTCCAGAACAGTTTCTTAACGAACACACCCCAATACTCGAAATATTACAATTCAGAAGCGTACAAACCATACGAATTCGCGTCGAATCGTGATGTGCGAATTTCTTACAACCAACTGAACGTAGAAACACCTGGGAACGTCAATAGTGGTACGAAAGATAATTCTATCGACGCAAATATTAAGGCAGCTCCTTTGCATTATTCCAATCAATACCAGCAACCTTCAGGATTCAGATACAAATCTGAACCTATACATCAATTATCTAACGCAAATCACTATGCTCAGTTTGACCCTCAGCCGAATTATCATCATCTATCGTCTCAGACACCTGTTAATTCTCAGGAATCTTCAACAACCGAAGGGCTTAACCCAAACGATGAAAACGAGAATACTCAGATCGCTCGAATAACTCGTAGGCCGTTTAACTTAAATTACCATAGTCCCTTTACTACTCCTTATTATCCATTTCATCAACATCCAGGATTCTATTCTCACCATAGGCCCATCGAAGGTGAGAACCAACCTGTGAACCCAAGTAGTGGGCAGGATGAAAGTAACCCGCCTAGATTGATCAATGATCAGAATCAAGGCCAGACTGCTATAGGGGGATACGATTACAGTCCTCGTTTTCATCATAAGCAACCTTATTACGATGGTTTTTATCATGGATTTCCTGGATTTTACCCTGGTCCTTTTAACGAGTCTTTTTATCGGGGAAACGTGGAACAAGGTGGTGGTAATGGAACATATAGTCCTTATGATCCTTATAATCCGTTTTCTTTTCATGGTTCAAAGTTTGGTCCTTATGTTCCTTACAATCAACCCTATTATCCGAACTTTAATGGGCAAAGAAGACCCGTGGAACCACAAAATCCACCTGAGAATCAAGGACATCCTGAACAAATAACATCACCAGAAAATGTACAAGGTGATGTCAATTCTACCGGATATTATCCTCCGTATGGTGGATATCCTTATGGCTTTCCACCATATGGACCCTACTATGGTggttttaattttcattcctATCCTTTGGCACCGTTTCATGGGTTACCTTATCGTTTTGGCTTCCACAATTATCTATTTCCAGGAATCAAACCTGTACCTTATTTGAATTTCTATCCAAGTAGTTATCCACTGATTCATTCTTATCCTTTCGGTGGATATTATCCTTATTATAAACGACCTGCGGTAACTGAGAAACCTGAACAAACGGAGAAGGCTAATGAAAATCATAAAACCGGGTCAGCCCCCAATAGCGAAGCTGAAATGTTGTCTGAAAGCAAGTCGGAAGAGGTTCGATCTCTTACTTCAAATGGATATAAGAAGCGCGCTTCGTTTGGACTTGTGAccaaagaaagaaataaagtaGCGAGTGATCGATCGTTGAATCAGTTATCTTga